The genomic interval GACCGCTGTCATCGTGGTCGTGAACCGGAGCGACGCGAAGCCGGATGCGACTCCGACGACGCGGACGAAGCCGTCGGACCCGGCCGCGGTCGAGTTCCGTCGAGTCCTCTCGGCGAAGGCCGGCACCTGCCCGACGCCGTCGCCCGCAGGTACGGCGTGCGACGCGAGCGGGATGCGCTACACCCTCGGCAAGGTCGAGCTCGACGGCAACAACGTGTCCGAGGTCAAGGCAGCGGTCCAGGAGGACTCGACGACCGGCGGCTGGTACGTCGGCCTGACGCTCGACGCGAAGGGCGCCACGCTGTTCGAGCAGCTCACCGCCGCCCTCGCCAAGCAGGTCCCCCCTGCGAACCAACTGGCGATCGTCGTGCGGGGCCAGGTCGTCACCGCAGCGTCGGTCCAGTCGGCGATCTCCGGCGGGAAAGTCGAGATCGCCGGCACCTACGACCGCCAGAGCGCCGAGGACCTCGCCGCCAAGATCACCGGCTAGCCGCGACGTACTCCGCTTTGCCCGCGTACTTGAACCGGACGATCGCGCGCGGAGCAGGCCCCGGCCAGGGCGAGTGCTCGACCCGGCGGTAGACGAAGTACCCGTCCTTGACCTTCGCGACGCCGACATGCCCGTCGGCGGTCTGGACCGTGACGCGTGGGGGAGTCCCGCGCGGCACCGTGCCGAACACGGTCGTCACGCTCGACCCGGAGAGCGCGCCGCGACCTTCCGCGGCGCCCTTGCGGAGCACGATCCCGTTCTTCGCGCCGCCCAGTACGACGGAGCGCCTCGCCCCGTTGCCCCACTCGGTCGTGCAGAACGCGATGCCGCCGGTCGTCGACCGCCGCACCATCGACATCCCGAACGTGTCCTGGGCGTACAGGACGACCTTCGGCCACAGCCAGCCGTCGGATCCCGAACCGTCCGCGGTGGTGCACAGGCCCGTGCTGCCGCCGGACGGCACCGAAAGGGGCGTCCGGAGCGGCGTCCGGGTCGGCATCAGCGCCGGAGCGACGGGGGCCTCGGATCCGTTGATCGTGCCGACGGCGATCGTCGTCGCACCCGCGACCACAGCAACGGCGGCCGCTGTCGCAATCGCGGCCGTCACCCGGCGTCGCCGTACCTGCCGGCGACCGGTCTGCAGCAGGCTGTCGACGTCGGGGACGTACGGCGCCTGCGCGTCGGCGGCCTCGGTCATCAGGTTCTTGAGCTGGTTCGTCATGTCAGCCTCCCAGTTCGGCGAGGTCGAGGTCGGCAAGGGCCGGGTGCAGGCGGAGCTTGTCGAGCGCACGCATCGTCTGACTCTTCACAGTCCCGGGCCGGCACCCCAGTACGTCGGCGGTCTCCTCGACGGACAGGTCGTCGAAGTACCGCAGTACGACGCAGGCCCGTTGCCGCTCCGGGAGCCCGGCGAGCGCCTGGGTGATCACCAGGCGGTGCTCGACCCGGCCGACGTGGTCGGTGGGATCGGCCTCGGCGGTGAAGTAGCTATCACCGCCGACGAGCTCGGTG from Kribbella sp. NBC_00709 carries:
- a CDS encoding SigE family RNA polymerase sigma factor; this encodes MNSEAESEYTAFVTHHANAMWRTAYLLCGDRRRAEDATQEALLRLYRRWPKLRSMGGIVAYARKVVVSATLDGLRRRSSTELVGGDSYFTAEADPTDHVGRVEHRLVITQALAGLPERQRACVVLRYFDDLSVEETADVLGCRPGTVKSQTMRALDKLRLHPALADLDLAELGG
- a CDS encoding SecDF P1 head subdomain-containing protein, with the translated sequence MTQPPVPPNQPPYPQGPPNQPPLPPLFPSQPPPKRSRGLVLLVSGLVLLLGIIIATAVIVVVNRSDAKPDATPTTRTKPSDPAAVEFRRVLSAKAGTCPTPSPAGTACDASGMRYTLGKVELDGNNVSEVKAAVQEDSTTGGWYVGLTLDAKGATLFEQLTAALAKQVPPANQLAIVVRGQVVTAASVQSAISGGKVEIAGTYDRQSAEDLAAKITG